The Aerococcaceae bacterium DSM 111021 region CCATCGCGGTAGAAGGTCATCTGATCAGGTAATTCATTAAAGTCTACGGCATAAGGATATAAAGTTTCGTACTCACTCTCGTCAGTGTGAGTATCGAAATATCTTTGTAAGTAATCCAGAACCATCAGACCTTGTCCTGTTGAATGGTTACCTTCTATCCCGTAACTAGATAATGAGTGCGTTGCACCTGTATCAAGTATTGCTGCTTCTTCTTCCGCTAGATATGCATCCACCTCTTCATAGGTAAACGTCTCTGTTATCCCCATCCGCAAATTTTCAATAATTGCCTCCCTTTCCTCCTCAAGCGTCTTTGCATGCCCTACTTCGCTATGAGAAAAGATAAGCAATAAACTAAATGCTAACACTACCTTCATCAGTTTCTTTATCATCGTTACCCACCTTTATTGTATACTCATATAAAAATTATATATATAGCTAAATTATAGCATGTCAAAAAGACCTTTAGCTAATTATTCACTATATATGCAAAAAAGAAACAAAGAAGCTAGCTTTTCCTTAGCCTTCTTTGTTCCTTTTTAATGATATCCTTTATTTAATGACCGCACCTGATTCTTTATCGAAAAAATGCCCTTTATTCATGTTGAAAGAAACCTCTAATGTATTTCCGGCTTCATGGTAATCTCTTGAATCAACTACAGCCACATATTCTGCTCCAAACACATCTAAGTATAATATCGATTCAGCTCCAGTTAATTCGGATACAATGACCTTTGGTTCAACAATAGTGTCCGAACCAGCTTCTAAAGCAATTTGTTCGGTTTGTATGTCTTCTGGACGAATTCCAAAGAGTAATTTTTTTCCATCATAACCTCGTTCATTTAAAGTATTTCTCATAGGTTCTCTTACTACGAGATCTAAGCCATTGCCATCTGAGATTCTACCATCTTGATATGTTACTTCATTAATGTTCATAGCTGGCGAACCGATGAAGCTAGCTACGAACGCGTTATTAGGAGCGTTATACACTTCAAATGGTGTTCCAATTTGTTGAATGACTCCATTATTCATAATGACAATTCGATCAGCTAATGTCATCGCTTCTGTTTGATCATGCGTAACATAAATCATCGTCGCTTCTAGTTCATTATGTAGCTTAGCGATTTCTTTTCTCATATGAACACGAAGTTTAGCATCTAAATTCGATAATGGCTCATCCATTAAGAAAACTTTTGGATCTCGAACAACAGAACGACCTAAAGCGACACGTTGTCTTTGACCTCCTGACAGTGCAGCTGGTTTTCTATCTAATAATTCAGTAATTTGTAATAATTCGGCTGCATGTTCTACACGCTCTTTAATTTCTTTTTTTGGTGTTTTTTTTAATTTTAAACCGAAAGCCATATTATCAAACACCGTCATATGAGGGTACAAAGCGTAGTTTTGGAATACCATTGCAATATCCCGGTCCTTAGGAGGGACATCATTTACAACCCTGCCATCAATGTACAATTCTCCATCAGTTATTTCTTCCAAGCCTGCAATCATACGTAAGGTTGTTGATTTCCCACAACCAGAAGGCCCTACGAATACAATAAATTCATTATCTTCAATGTCTAAGTTAAAGTCAGTTACTGAATAATTATCAGCATTTTCATATTTTTTATGAATACCAGATAAGTTTATCTCTACCACATTAAGATCTCCTTTACACTTTTGTCCTTTTGCTCTTTTCTTCTGCAAGTCAAAGCATTCACGCTTAATTAATCAATCTTACTTAACGTTACTTGTTTATTCTCATTGGACTTACTTAATATCTCAATTGTATTGGCTGGCTCATGAAAATAAACCGTGTTACTCATTGTTTTTCCATTTGCAAAAAGCTCAATAGATGATGCATCAACAAGTACTTCAATTGTATTCACACTATCGATATCCATTGTTCGTTCATGAGTATAAGTTGCTTCCCCTTTAATATCTGGGTTCACATTTTTTCTTGAAATTGAAAGAACCTGGTCTCTAAGTTCGATTGAGAAGTATTCTTCTTGATCATTGCGAATATTTACTGATAAATCAGTTAAATCAGTTTGGGATTCAATCTTTAGATAGTTGAACTCATTGCTATTCATCGTATGCTCTTCTTTTACATTTTTCTTTTCATATACTGTTGTTAATCTATCGTAAAATTCGCTTGGAATCTCTTGGACTAACTTGTTATCTTTTACAGACAACACTCGCGGAAATGTCATCATTCCTGACCATCCATGTCTTTGTTCATCCAAGATATTAGTTCTACCCCACATTTGTTGCCAAGCAACAATAATTCGTCTACCTTGATCATCGAAACAAGTCTGTGGAGCATAATAATCCAATCCTTGATCGATTTCATGATAATGGTTTATCTCAAATGACAGAGTTTCCCAATCCACCTTCCCAAATATAGCAATAGAAGAGTTCAGATTCTGATACTGGCTTCCTTCTTTTGGCATATTCATTGGACTTAAGACGAGTACGTCTTCTCCGTCGATTTCAAATAAATCAGGACACTCCCAAATATTACCTAACTGGTCATTTCCTTCAAGCAGTACTGATGCTTTGGACCATTCAACTAAATCTTCTGAAGAAAAGATGAATATTTGTCCTTGTGTTTGCTCGTTTGTTAATGTTTTTGAAGCTACAACTGAATAATATATCTCTCCTCGCTTGAAAACTTTAGGGTCTCTAAAGTCGACCGTTGTGCCTAATTCACCTAGATTAGATTGACCAATGACTGGGTTATTCACATGTTTTTCAAACGTTATGCCATCTGTTGATGTAGCAATACATTGGACTTGATTAACGATTCCATTCTCTTCGTATACACCTGTATACATCAGCACAAGTTCCTCATCAACGACGATAGCAGAACCGGAGAAACACCCATCTTTATCATATGGTTGATCTGGAGCCAATGCTATTGGGAGGTATTCCCATTCAATTAAATCTTTTGATTTAGCATGACCCCAGTGCATTGTATCCCATTTACTATCATATGGATTTGCTTGATAAAAGAGGTGATATTCACCTTCAAAATACACAAAACCATTTGGATCATTCAACCATCCATATTCTGGAGCTAAATGATATTTAGGTCTAAATGTTTCAACCATATTTAATTTATTCTCTTTAACAAATGTGTTCGCTTTTTCTAATAGATTCATTCTTATTCCTCCGCATTACTAAGATATTGTTCGTAATTTCTTTCATAAATTTCCATTAATTCTGGTAAATTTAATCTGTCTAATTCTTCTAAATACGTGTTCCATTCTTCATCGGTTACACCACCAATAATCCATTCTGCACGTTTTTGTTTAACGTATGGATCTAAATCTGCAAGTATTTGATCTAATCTAGCAGAATCTTCATTATTCATAAATACTTGTGGGTAGTTATAATCATTTTCAATAAATTCTAAATAATACTCATGCATCAAATCAAGTCTCCATTGGGCATCATCAGGTGATGTTGTATAGACACCATAGTATTCATCTAACACCGCTAATGGTCCACTCGCTTCAGTTCTTTGTCTTAGTTCCCCTGGTGCAGCTCCTTCTAAATCAGCATGTTGTAACATAGGTTCTCCAGCTTCGTTTGTTCCCAAGGTGAATATGTTTTGTTGCTCTTCATCTCCATAAGTACCCCAGTTATTTTGGACTGATTGAAGAGGTGCATACATCT contains the following coding sequences:
- the ugpC gene encoding sn-glycerol-3-phosphate ABC transporter ATP-binding protein UgpC, coding for MVEINLSGIHKKYENADNYSVTDFNLDIEDNEFIVFVGPSGCGKSTTLRMIAGLEEITDGELYIDGRVVNDVPPKDRDIAMVFQNYALYPHMTVFDNMAFGLKLKKTPKKEIKERVEHAAELLQITELLDRKPAALSGGQRQRVALGRSVVRDPKVFLMDEPLSNLDAKLRVHMRKEIAKLHNELEATMIYVTHDQTEAMTLADRIVIMNNGVIQQIGTPFEVYNAPNNAFVASFIGSPAMNINEVTYQDGRISDGNGLDLVVREPMRNTLNERGYDGKKLLFGIRPEDIQTEQIALEAGSDTIVEPKVIVSELTGAESILYLDVFGAEYVAVVDSRDYHEAGNTLEVSFNMNKGHFFDKESGAVIK
- a CDS encoding glycoside hydrolase family 32 protein, coding for MNLLEKANTFVKENKLNMVETFRPKYHLAPEYGWLNDPNGFVYFEGEYHLFYQANPYDSKWDTMHWGHAKSKDLIEWEYLPIALAPDQPYDKDGCFSGSAIVVDEELVLMYTGVYEENGIVNQVQCIATSTDGITFEKHVNNPVIGQSNLGELGTTVDFRDPKVFKRGEIYYSVVASKTLTNEQTQGQIFIFSSEDLVEWSKASVLLEGNDQLGNIWECPDLFEIDGEDVLVLSPMNMPKEGSQYQNLNSSIAIFGKVDWETLSFEINHYHEIDQGLDYYAPQTCFDDQGRRIIVAWQQMWGRTNILDEQRHGWSGMMTFPRVLSVKDNKLVQEIPSEFYDRLTTVYEKKNVKEEHTMNSNEFNYLKIESQTDLTDLSVNIRNDQEEYFSIELRDQVLSISRKNVNPDIKGEATYTHERTMDIDSVNTIEVLVDASSIELFANGKTMSNTVYFHEPANTIEILSKSNENKQVTLSKID